TACTGCTCTTTTTTAAAAGTTTTTCCTGGTTGCCGATGCAAATCCaacatggcgatcactcagctttctcagggaaaaaaaatcagagtgaaaatcacCACCCCCTTGACGCATCCGACGTGACGTCACGACACGTTGGGAGGCCTTGCCTGAAGCGTCTAAAgtatgcaatgtgaaaggcccttcaggACTGCCATCCCAAATAAACTGGGTTTATTTGGGAGCACTGTTTTTGTTTCTGATTAATAGGAGTTTCTActctattctctctctctctctgtcttttttttttttttttttgtaaatctctAGATGAGTTCTCTGTGTAGGCGCCTTGATGAGCTGTGGGAGGAGAGCCAGTGCagtgtggttctgttcacatggATTCAGTTTCTGAAGGAGGAGGCTATGGACTTTCTGGGCATCCAGTCTCCTCTTGAAACCATCCAGGCAGGAAATAAGGCGGGTAGTGAACACAGGAAAACTGACCATGAAGGTACAGTATATGGTTTTGCTTCTTTTTAAGACCTGAATCAATCTGGACTCTCTGGTTACTGTAAGAGTTATTGTTGCAAAGAGTTTTTGTAGTTGTTTTGAAATAAGATTTTTTccaaggtttgttttttttttttttttttattagatgtGAGACACTGTGGAAGTGTCTCTGAAAACCACGAGGAGATGAAGACTGAAGTGAAGAAGGAAACATCTGAATCCCACTCATTATCATCTTCACAACTTGATCCACGAGCCATCCTTCTGAGAGATCCACGCTCTGAACTTCTACCTCAACTCATGGACTTTGATGAGGGTCAACGCCAGAAGGTGTTTGACAGTAAAGTTTTCTGCTGTGCCATCTGCTTTGTAGAGAAGCTGGGTTCCTCCTGTATCTGCTTTAAGGAGTGCCAGCACGTCTACTGCAAGGCTTGCATGACTGAATACTTTCAGATCCAGATACGAGATGGCAACGTTCAGTGCCTTCATTGCCCCGAGCCCAAATGTACCTCCTCAGCCACACCTCCACAGGTAAGATGTAGGAGATGCTTTATTTGTGATCAAGTGTGCTCTTCTTGTGTAGTAGTTAACTAGAAACAATAAGTGTACCCTATAGGGACTGTTGCTAGTTTTAGTTATAGAGTTTTTTTTGTAAGATTCTGTTAGGTCTGGCAAGTACTACATGTGAAACGGGGGCAAGAAAATGAAGCTGGTTACTTGGCCAATGCAGTGGAAAAGCTCTTTCATTCTGCTTCAACACCATGTGCTTTCACTCCACCCCTTCCCCCCAAGAATAGAGATCGCCCACATTCAGAACCTACAAtttgtcattaatatttgtaagttTCCCAGTATTTTAATTAACCAGTCTCTCCCGTCTCCCTGCCTTCTCTAGGTGAAGCAGTTGGTGGATGAGGAGCTTTTTGCCCGTTATGACCGTTTGCTGCTGCAGTCCAGTctggacctcatggctgatgtggtCTACTGTCCTCGCTTGTCCTGTGGCACAGCTGTTATGGCCGAGCCAGACACAACCATGGGCATTTGTCCAGCCTGCCAGTATGCTTTTTGCACATTATGCAAGCTGGGCTATCACGGTCTGTCCCATTGCAAAATCAATGCAGGTATAGTTATAGGAAAAACAAGGTTGtacaaatacattattttcaCTATCACAAAGTGGAAAAAGGGAATATTGAAAAGGGTTCTGTATGTATTTGTACTTTCTACACACAGCTTTGAGAGTTATGGCCCCTGACTTAGATCATTATTGGCTACTGTAGACAGAAGCAACAGAAGAAGCTATAACATAAATAACGTGAGGGTCATTTCACAGTGATTGGAAAATTTTCCTATgcatgaaaattattttattattttgaccAAAACATCAATTAATATTGACGTCAGGAATATAGCTATAAAATTCCACAACTAAACAGTGCACTTaatacaaattttatttttagcagATAGCTTTACCTTACTGTTATTTTGAGGACCATAACAGCACTGAGAGTAACAGCACTGACAAAAACTTGGAAAAGCGTGAGCCATGTGCTTTagtgtgcatgtttttttttcttttttttttcttagaactgGAGAGTATCCATGCCTTTATGCACCAATATGCCTTGTTTTTCTCAATACTTATGTTAGTAAAGCTGATAGCACAGTAACGGCCCTGATTTACATTAAACATACTGGTTAAAATATGTCAGACTTACCAATTTGAACAGATCAGACTCCCCTGGCTGCCATTTTGAACTTTCCTGCAATGTCAGAGACAGCGAGAGCCACCTATTGGGCAAGTGAGGAACTAAGGAACCTGTTAGTCTTTCAGCAATGGAAAACCTATTCTTTGGTAACAGCACTGATATGAGTCCTTAGGGGGCATAAGATGTCACACTGGATcaatggggggggaaaaaaaaatcagtttgtagGGGGAATTGCATACTTAATTGAGCGTGAATTAACATCACTATTCAACTCAAAAATGAcagttttatttacaaaatgcaAGAAATCTCTGAATAGAACTCAACTTAATTTTCAACCAAGGGTTGGGGACATCACCATTTTTCATTCAATTTTGATTTCAATTAATCATATTAATTTTATTAGCATCCAGGGGGAATTGTAGAGTGCCTTGATGCTACAGAATTCGGACATCAGCATTAACACTGAAAGCCCTCAGGGCCTATGCCTGACATACTCTCGTTTAGGCTGTCGAAGTTTGATTTCTAACACAAGGTTTCAGTAGTAGGAGGATTATTACTGACATGATTAATCAGCCCATCTTTGTGCTTATCTTAAACACATTTAAAGAGGAAGGGCATCATGTTAATTAATTATAGATTAAGTTTATATGATTAGTTGTATTGGAATTTGaaaagtgtgtatgtgtgcagaAATAACCCGCTAACTGCAGTCTGAATGGATCAACTACAAGAGGGCaccagaagtgtgtgtgtgtgtgtgtgtgtgtgtgtgtgtgtgtgtgtgtgtgtgtgtgtgtgtgtgtgtgtgtgtgtgtgtgtgtgtgtgtgtgtgtgtgtgtgtgtgtgtgtgtgtgtgtgtgtgtgtgtgtgtgtgtgtgtgtgtgtgtcaggttaAAGACACGGCTGAAGGTCATGCTTAGGAGACATTAAGACCAGCAATACTATATGGGATATAGACATGGGCACTGAAGGTAGTGCAAGCAAATGAGTTCTGTTGGGCATAAAGGGGTTGCAGAGATGGAGGGAATTAGGTGGTTTGGAGATGTGAAGAGAAGGCTGTGTTGGTAATAGAGTATTGAATTACAGGGGGGAGATGCAACTGAATCTCAAGGTAGATGGATGACGTAAGGAAGACTGGAGTAAAACACATGAGGCGAGCAGATGCTGGTGTCACTCAAAAGCATTGGAACGttgtttaaaacttttttttgttgttttttttgctgtaacACTGGACCATTCCTAAATTAGACTCCACTTTAAATATatactgtctttgttttcctttCTGTGCCACAGATGAATTACACAGACTCAGAGATGAGTATGTGTCTGCCACGCCTGCAGGTCAAAAGTTCATGGAGCAACGTTTTGGGAAGAAGGTGATACAGAAAGCAGTGGAAGAGTCCTTTAGCATAGAGTGGCTTAATGAGAACTGCAAATGTTGCCCACGCTGTGGCACTAATATACAGGTGTGTTGACCCCTTCTGGTAACTGTGTGTACAGTAGAATGAATGCGAACTCCAACACAAAAtagaaagaaattatccctcaaCACGAGATGTACGTATGTGCAGATTGTTTAAAAAttagtattattgttatttttcctGTGATTGGCAGGTGTGATTGGCAGGGTGTGTGTGGGCATAATTGAGTCAGTCAGTTGGGTTTATAAAATTTTTATCTGTAACACCTTTTAAAAGTACAGCACATTCAGCTTTGATTGTAATAGACAGAGGCAGACCAGTGAACCTCTTATTGTAGGTTGTGTTTATGCCTTGTAACTTAATATTTCCTGTATTCTTTTACACTTTATTTTAAATAGTAATGTCACAGTGGGACATTTGGACACCTGTAACGTTGACCTTTTTGACAactgtgaagccttgttgctgatgaccactaaggccactgttgcttgtctAAAAGTGAACCCAATGAATAATAAATACACGAGTAATAGTAACAGTTTACAATAAGATTACAttaattaatgcagtaataatCATTCATggttaattagggaataaccctcttGTGTCTGATTTGTGAATGTTAATGGTGGATTTTTTGATAAAACGGAATTtgtgactgtaaaatccagcattaacgtccacaaatcatcagacacaaggttgttattcccattctaatccaattccatcgtttgcacagtttttctgtaagtaattcggtcggcgaagcttaccgtagcaatagTGTTTCTCTTGCGctcagctgacagtgccattattgacatctgcgtagcagtgcgGTCAGGGCTCGGAGTaatgcatcaaatgtgaaacagtcgaatATTTTGTCACCATCaacgcgatattttatggtcggaaatctcactcagttaaccaatcagatttgcagaacaaatgcaATAGGATTAGAATTAAGATTTAACTGATGTGTTTAGTATCATTAATGAATAGTGTTCATATTGATGCATTAATGACCAGTGACTTAAGAGAAATCttaagaacctgcaggctgcgttctcatctcctctctgccccctgctgcgcgcacctgacgcagatattcctgcgtcgtcatgacaccacaggaagcaactgggagcagccctggtgtgaaaggggctttatcgACACAACctttcccatttgcctcgtcttcccttctccactgggaaccgaagaaAAACGCTGCACTTTTGGTGAttgtagccaaaaacaaaacgttacgccatttttctgtgtgaagtgatgctgtggatGTGGTGCCCAACGGCAAGCTGTCTCCGGAAGTGATCACATTCTGCTGCCCTGTAATTAATGGGGTTCAGTAGTGTTTTATCATAAGTACTgttaataaatgattaaaaacacTCTTAGTTAATGattattactttattatttaGTGTAGTCTTATTGCAAAGTGTGAGCATAAAAAGCTTTCAAGTCAAGATCTTTCATGAACCcgtcatgtcaaaaaaaaaataaaataaaataaatatatatatatatatatatatatatatatatatatatatatatatatatatatacactcaacaaaaatataaacgcaacacttttggttttgctcccattttgtatgagatgaactcaaagatctaaaactttttccacatacacaatattaccatttctctcaaatattgttcacaaaccagtctaaatctgtgatagtgagcacttctcctttgttgagataatccatcccacctcacaggtgtgccataccaatatgctgattagacaccatgattagtgcacaggtgtgcctcagactgcccacaataaaaggccactctgaaaggtgcagttttatcacacagcacaatgccacagatatcgcaagatttgaaagagcgtgcaattggcatgctgacagcaggaatgtcaaccagaactgttgctcgtgtattgaatgttcatttctctaccataagccgtctccaaaggtgtttcagagaatttggcagtacatccaaccagcctcacaaccgcagaccacgtgtaaccacaccagcccaggacctccacatccagcatgttcacctccaagatcatctgagaccagccactcggacagctgctggaacaatcggtttgcataaccaaagaatttctgcacaaactgtcagaaactgtctcagggaagctcatctgcatgctcgtcgtcctcatcggggtctccacctgactccagtttgtcgtcgtaaccgatttgagtgggcaaatgctcacattcgctgccgtttggcacattggagaggtgttctcttcacggatgatgcgaaggagatgtgttgcactgcatgaggcaaatggtggtcacaccagatactgactggtatccccccccccaataaaacaaaactgcacctttcagagtggccttttattgtggacagtctgaggcacacctgtgcactaatcatggtgtctaatcagcatcttggtatggcacacctgtgaggtgggatggattatctcagcaaaggagaagtgctcactatcacagatttagactggtttgtgaacagtatttgagggaaatggtgatattgtgtatgtggaaaaagttttagatcgttgagttaatctcatacaaaatgggagcaaaaccaaaagtgttgcgtttatatttttgttgagtatatatatatacatatatctcaatcaatcaatcaatttttttatatagcgccaaatcacaacaaacagttgccccaaggcgctttatattgaaaggcaaggccatacaataattatgtaaaaccccaacggtcaaaacgaccccctgtgagcaagcacttggctacagtgggaaggaaaaactctcttttaacaggaagaaacctccagcagaaccaggctcagggaggggcagtcttctgctgggactggttggggctgagggagagaaccaggaaaaagacatgctgtggaggggagcagagatcgatcactaatgattaaatacagagtggtgcatacagagcaaaaagagaaagaaacagtgcatcatgggaaccccccagcagtctacgtctatagcagcataactaagggatggttcagggtcacctgatccagccctaactataagctttatcaaaaaggaaagttttaagcctaatcttaaaagtagagagggtgtctgtctccctgatctgaattgggagctggttccacaggagaggagcctgaaagctgaaggctctgcctcccattctactcttacaaaccctaggaactacaagtaagcctgcagtctgagagcgaagcgctctattggggtgatatggtactacgaggtccctaagataagatgggacctgattattcaaaaccttataagtaagaagaagaattttaaattctattctagaattaacaggaagccaatgaagagaggccaatatgggtgagatatgctctctccttctatatatatatacatatatatatatatgtgtgtgtctctgaaAGACTTTTTGTCCCCTTGATGCTTTTTGTTTCATCCCATTCTATCTAATGGCTTCTCTGTGTGTCCCTTTAGAAAGCAGATGGCTGCAATAAAATGACCTGCACTTCCTGTAAGCAGTACTTCTGTTGGCTGTGCCTGGGCCAGCTCAGCAAAGTCAGCCCATACAGTCACTTTAGCAACCCACAGTCACCCTGCTACAAGCAGTGAGTAATCTGCTCCTCTTCATCTCCAACATTTCCATTTCTCTTTGGATAGTAAATGAGCCATGTTAGAATGACGTGTTAATACATGTTGTCATTGACATCTGTCCAAAATGGTTACACAGGATGTAAAAATGTTGCTAACAACCCTTTTAATACCCCCTCCCCACCTGTTACAGGCTGTTTCAGGGTGTGGATCTGGATGAAGAGTTCTGGAGTGATGAAGAGGACTGACCCTGGTACAGTACCAGGTTCCCTGTAGCTCCACCTGAGTGCACTTTATTTTAAACTGTCACTTCACCTGTCACACAAAGTCCACCTGCAGTGCCAATGGTGTGATACGCTTTTGGCTTGAATATGATTCAACTTGGGTGTGTAAATTGGATGATTGGTTGTTTGTAGCCAGCAACATTATTCACGTTTCTGTATGTGGCAGATGTTAGGTATTAGACTCTTCAGGCAAGAACAAGGGTTTATGGAAACaaaagctttatttttatttagaaaTGCAGGTGCACATGTTCTCTGTTGATGGAAATCCATTAAAAATGATTTGATATTTTGtcaatttttatgtttttttttaaatactttttaaTTTGGAAGTAATTATGATCATCAACAATATACCCTTTAATTACTTATGCATATATCAGGTGCCCcccaaaaatatgcaacattttatcagcaaagaaaatggtcaaagcatatgtctaggaaatcaatttatggctggatagaaagctgaaaggttgaggtTTTTCATactaatgtcaatattggccctgcattttgtcagtctcttagacaACATGTTCAGTGTAGGCCCTGCGTTGGCCAACTACGGCCTGGAAACgctttggggaaagtgtcctgaggaatgtttcAGATTTCTCGGCAGATGTTTTCCTTCAGTGCATcaatgcttggcatcaacataaacattagggtctctgcaagtaaaaaagaaacataagtgattaaggttgtagcatttaagggtcaaaccgagtgttttaaatgttgtatatttttttgggacaccctatatctTCTGGGCAGTTTCACAGAAGCACATCTTGGTGAgcaatttacagtagtgttcagaataatagtagtgctatgtgactaaaagattaatccaggttttgagtatatttcttgttgttacatgggaaacaaggtaccagtagattcagtagattctcacaaatccaacaagaccaagcattcatgatatgcacactcacacgcttaaggctatgaaattgggctattagtaaaaaaaaagtagaaaagggggtgttcacaataatagtagcatctgctgttgacgctacaaactcaaaactattatgttcaaactgcttttttagcagtcctgtgaatcactaaactagtatttagttgtataaccacagtttttcatgatttcttcacatctgcgaggcattaattttgttggtttggaaccaagattttgcttgtttactagtgtgcttggggtcattgtcttgttgaaacacccatttcaagggcatgtcatcttcagcataaggcaacatgaccccttcaagtattttgacatatccaaactgatccatgatacctggtatgcaatatataggcccaagaccatggtaggagaaacatgcccatatcatgatgcttgcaccaccatgcttcgctgtcttcactgtgaactgtggcttgaattcagagtttgggggtcgtctcacaaactgtctatggcccttggacccaaaagaacaattttactctcatcagtccacaaaatattcctccatttctctttaggtcagttgatgtgttctttggcaaattgtaacctcttccgcacatgtcttttatttaacagagggactttgcaggggattattgcaaataaatttgcttcacaaaattgacgaactcactgactgaatgccacactactattattgtgaacacccccttttctactttttttttttttactaatagcccaatttcatagcctaaagagtgtgcatatcatgaatgcttggtcttgttggatttgtgagaatctactgaatctactggtaccttctttcccatgtaacaataagaaatatactcaaaacctggattaatctttttcgtcacatagcactactattattctgaacactactgtacattaatGCAGAAGctgaaatgtgtgtgtgcgtgtatataaatCAAAGCAGCATGATGGAGTTTTCAACAACATTGAGCACTGAGGTTTCAGAATGCAACCCATcgagtgcagcggataactgaaaaaatcgttcatatggtgatgcaagcaccaaaattggcacaaatacacTTTAGACATTACTGTTTAGAAAAGGCAGAGTGtccacttgatttttcaataggcagccaggtagagattccaaaaaggtatagtttgcaccatctgtgacAGAATgttagttatggggtaaaaacagcaagaatggtgattaaaaagtccatttcagtttgtgcaggggtcaaaagttaaagttgctctaaatttgGAAAGACGTAATGGAAATTATTGATTGAATTAATAAGGTTTTTAAAaagaataatttgcatcatgtgtcatgcttatttatcatggggtaacatatgtcacatgtcatcgaatccaatagacgttgacattgtttaacctttactttggagaccaaacattcaacacagtccaaACTATTCAATTTGTTAATCCTTTAGCTCAGTCAATAATTTGCGCCATTTTTtcaaaatttgagcaactttaaccttttacccctgtacaaactgacattgaCCTTTCTCACTGTTTTtgctattttttaatttttaccccataactccatagaattcagtcagagATGGTCCAGCCTATacatttttgaaatctttatgatcagacaaataatatggaataccattcaatatgattggagcatttttaagtttggacccctgtgtaatttctcaattgacctctacctggctgcctattgaaaattcaagtggacactctgctTGTTCAAAAGTGTaaagtttaaggagtatttgtgccatgtttggtgcttacatcaccatttgaaggatttctctataaatattctcttatctgctgcactaatccaATTCTGTTTCCAAGCCATGTTTACATAAAGCTGACGTTGATGCACTCTCCCAAGTGCCTTTCCCTGTGCAGTGGAGCCAGCAAAGACTGTCGCTAACAACATGGAGTCAGCTATTTCTAACGAAGTGTGGCAGCCCATATCATAACACATAGTCTAATTCATGATCTGCGCATGCGTTATCATTCAAGTAACTTTAGCTTTGGAGACATCGCTGAACTGGCTAGTTTGCGAATGCTGATGCTTCTTaatcgggaaaaaaaaaaatcttatcagTGTATCTATATTCATGATGCCAGTCTGTGCTCCAGTCTACGGTGTGTTTCAGTTTTGCCATAACCACACGACTCGAGTGCACGCATGGGAAGGGAGACAGGGTTCACTTTACTGAGTTGGTTGCATTTTGAAACCGCAACACTAGATACTGAAGATTCCATCAGGCTGCTTTCACACTTGGCTTCTGTTCAGTTAATCACAGCTGAAGATCATGTTTGGCGGGAAAATGGATTTAATAAGATGACACACTAACTCTTCCATGGGACTCATTTGTCTTTTAAGACGGTGTTTGGGGTGACAGGACATTAATGACATTAGAAttatttttttgtggtggtggttGACAATGTTCATTCATTGTCCCCTTTAATTGTAGTTCTGTATGACCCAGCAATCACAGGGTTATGTTCATGTTGCCAAATCAACCTGCGGATCAgtgtctgatctgctgtggtgacggaCAAGCCAAAAGCACTTACTTGACTCAGAAAGGAGACTGcttgaaatccccccccccccaagaatgaATCATTTGAAAATGAGCTCTTGTTCTTAAAACACACTTTCCTGTCACTACAGAGCTGCAGTTACTTTATCGTGTGAATACGTTTACAGGGTCTGCAGATTGCTGTTAAAATGGATTTAGTATAAAGTTCACCCAAATAAAAGTCACGATGATGTAATCCTATTGATTTTTGTTTCTTGAATAGGAGACAAAGTGCTGCTGTCATTGTTATTTATTTACAAGGTGACCCCCTCCCcccttaaaaacaaaaacaaaaaaatagaacccataaaaattgtcaaATCAAACAAAGTCCAAGAAGTTTGCTGGacctttattacaatttttatgggcttCAGTTTTATTGGCGGGAAGGGAGATCACCTTATACTTCAGATTGTTGCTGTAGGACTGAACAATTATGTATCATAGATTTGTTTTTGGAATGTCTAATTGCACATTCTCATTGTGTAATGCATGGTACAGACACCTTGTTGCTGCAGTAACCCTGGCCCTAACAATGATCCTTAACTGTAATCTAtaattacattcattcattcattcatttaggcTAAAGTCCTGGCACATGACTTTAGCCTAAACCGATTTACAAGTTAGGAAAACTAAATTAAACAAGGGCAGCGATCCTTTGTTTGACAACACAAAAATTTGTCTTGGAATTTGAACTTCTGATTTTTGGGTTGGAATGTGAACGTTATCATTGAGTTACTATGTAATTGCAACATTTAGGGTCCTCATTTATAAAACATTGTGTTGGATTCATACTAAAAATATGTAAAACCGAAGGGCAAAAATTGTGTATGAAAAGATCTGACTCATAAAACTGCTTGTGGATGAAGGGTCTTgtaaaggacacagacaggttgtgGGACCAGGAATCAAATCCAGGTGGACATATTGATAGTCTAATTCCTAACCcaatgagctacctgctctgctgtATGCAGTGTTCAAAAACCCAGTGATAGTGAAAGGAGACTAATgagaggaagccaccaagacaatgaCAACTCCAAAGGAATCAAaggcttctgtgactggagaAGCTGCGTAGTGCAACTTTTATTTGTTGCATCACCatttcctttgtccctcagaccttcagactacaactcctcactcggggaggagaaacaggcagacaaaggacaggaaggagaggaacagtagtagccagtaaaccagtagcggtctgtatttgcaaattgttttgatactctgtgtgcttcttaccctgtgtgctgctatacagtagtcttcagaataatagtagtgctatgtgactaaaatgattaatccaggttttgagtatttcctattgttacatgggaaacaaggtaccagtagattctcacaaatccaacaagaccaagcattcataatatgcacactcataaggctatgaaattgggctatgagtaaaaaaaaaagtagaaaagggggtgttcacaataatagtagtgtggcattcagtcagcgagTTTGTCAatttggaacaaacaggtgtgaatcaggtgtcccctatttaaggatgaagccagcacctgttgaacatgcttttctctttgaaagcctgaggaaaatgggatgttcaagacattgttcagaagaacagcgtaggttgattaaaaagttgattggagaggggaaaacttgtacgcaggtgcaaaacattataggctgttaatctacaatgatctccaatgctttaaaatggacaacaaaaaaaagacgcgtggaagaaaaaggaaaacaaccttcaaaatggatagaagaataaccagaatggcaaaggctcacccactgatcagctccaggatgatcaaagacagtctggagttacctgtaagtgctgtgacagttagaagatgcctgtgtgaagctaatttatttgcaagaatcccccacaaagtccctctgttaaataagacatgtgaagaagaggttacaatttgccaaagaacacatcaactggcctaaagagaaatggaggaatattttgtggactgatgagagtaaaattgttctttttgggtccaagggccgcagacagtttgtgagacgaaacccaaactctgaattcaagccacagttcacagtgaagacagtgaagcatggtggtgcaagcatcatgatatgggcatgtttctcctactatggtgttgggcctatatatcgcataccaggtatcatggatcagtttggatatgtcaaaatacttgaagaggtcatgttgccttatgctgaagatgcacattagtggaaatacccaggatctggttctcgcacgtggtattgctgtcacgaatattgacatcatgcctcttacatcagtggtctcttatcactcacttaagtttacagttttgctgccgttttTAGtgtaacaacaaccttatttatcactgcagtgatgcatcaactcctcaactaagactgaactagaagctagactgcctgatgtcttagccttacTTTTGacgaatacccagtcagtagacagacttgtggatagtttaaactcagtgctcaaa
This genomic window from Thalassophryne amazonica chromosome 9, fThaAma1.1, whole genome shotgun sequence contains:
- the rnf14 gene encoding E3 ubiquitin-protein ligase RNF14; this encodes MSEDAEAQEDELLALSSIYDEEEFQRAESAQGGEIHVCLELPPDFKVVVKGEKTTEYNICFLPPLVLNFELPPDYPSASPPKFTLSSKWMTRAQMSSLCRRLDELWEESQCSVVLFTWIQFLKEEAMDFLGIQSPLETIQAGNKAGSEHRKTDHEDVRHCGSVSENHEEMKTEVKKETSESHSLSSSQLDPRAILLRDPRSELLPQLMDFDEGQRQKVFDSKVFCCAICFVEKLGSSCICFKECQHVYCKACMTEYFQIQIRDGNVQCLHCPEPKCTSSATPPQVKQLVDEELFARYDRLLLQSSLDLMADVVYCPRLSCGTAVMAEPDTTMGICPACQYAFCTLCKLGYHGLSHCKINADELHRLRDEYVSATPAGQKFMEQRFGKKVIQKAVEESFSIEWLNENCKCCPRCGTNIQKADGCNKMTCTSCKQYFCWLCLGQLSKVSPYSHFSNPQSPCYKQLFQGVDLDEEFWSDEED